The Mauremys reevesii isolate NIE-2019 linkage group 1, ASM1616193v1, whole genome shotgun sequence genome has a segment encoding these proteins:
- the TRIM45 gene encoding tripartite motif-containing protein 45 isoform X5, with amino-acid sequence MSLLARGAGTEPAGSPCRQRRFPAQEQQQQFGIMSKIPGEVRGLARTRCPLCTELFLAPKILPCLHTFCMACLEQLEPFSVLGFQAEDSDSTSDGSWLQDHHQPLLSVLCPVCDTEVDLPPGGITDLTTDHLAMNEVLLETLQAQGPGMLCDLCVDGEAVKHCPTCKANLCHFCCQAHRRQKKTASHAVVDLEDLKGYSRTEKSILCPSHPSEDLTLFCEQCEQPVCRDCVVGEHRQHPYALTANVIHNHGDSMRDLLKSTQLHVDTLEGALHHIEGVSSAICSRVEAVAGEIRTFADGYIRAIEEHRDRLLKQLEDLKVQKETLLHLQKAQLEQLLMDMRTGVEFTERLLTSGSDLEILITKGVVASRLRKLNKVDYSIHPGVEDGIQFSPHEKAGQCCGYEVFGTILNKAVDPAKCILQGEDLHSARQKQLASFTLLCNDASGEQMGRGGEPIRVTIIHKDKKDWWVPGLWSWSQRSPRLSPLVLLWQSN; translated from the exons ATGTCGCTGCTAGCTCGTGGGGCTGGCACCGAGCCGGCCGGCTCGCCCTGCAGGCAGCGCCGCTTCCCCGCGCAG gagcagcagcagcagtttggaatCATGTCCAAAATCCCTGGTGAGGTCAGAGGCCTAGCCAGAACTAGGTGCCCATtgtgcacagagctcttcttggcCCCCAAAATCCTGCCCTGCCTACACACATTTTGCATGGCCTGTCTTGAGCAGCTGGAACCCTTTTCAGTGCTCGGCTTCCAGGCAGAGGATTCAGACTCTACCTCAGATGGGTCGTGGCTCCAGGATCATCATCAACCACTGCTCAGCGTCCTTTGTCCTGTCTGTGATACAGAGGTGGATTTGCCACCAGGCGGCATTACTGACTTGACCACTGACCACCTGGCCATGAATGAGGTGCTACTGGAGACCCTGCAGGCGCAAGGCCCAGGAATGCTGTGTGATCTGTGTGTGGATGGGGAAGCCGTGAAGCACTGTCCCACCTGCAAAGCCAATCTCTGCCACTTCTGCTGCCAGGCTCACAG GAGACAGAAGAAAACAGCTTCCCATGCTGTGGTGGATCTAGAGGACCTGAAGGGCTACAGCCGGACTGAGAAGTCCATTCTGTGCCCTTCCCACCCTTCGGAGGACCTGACGCTGTTCTGTGAGCAGTGTGAGCAACCTGTGTGCCGGGATTGTGTGGTGGGCGAGCACCGGCAGCATCCATATGCCCTTACTGCCAATGTCATCCACAATCACGGAGATTCCATGCGGGACCTCCTCAAGAGCACCCAGCTGCATGTGGACACCCTAGAAGGGGCCCTACACCATATTGAAGGAGTCAGCAGTGCCATCTGCAGTCGTGTggaggcagtggctggggagaTCCGCACATTTGCAGATGGATACATAAGGGCTATTGAAGAACACCGGGACCGGCTGCTGAAGCAGCTGGAAGACTTGAAGGTGCAAAAGGAGACCCTGTTGCACTTACAGaaggcacagctggagcagctgctgaTGGACATGAGGACTGGGGTGGAGTTCACTGAGCGCCTGCTGACCAGTGGCTCAGACTTGGAGATCCTTATCACCAAGGGGGTGGTGGCGAGCCGGCTGAGAAAGCTGAATAAAGTGGATTATAGCATCCACcctggagtggaagatgggatCCAGTTCTCTCCCCATGAGAAGGCTGGCCAATGCTGTGGCTATGAGGTTTTTGGGACCATTCTCAATAAGGCAGTTGATCCAGCCAAATGTATCCTACAAGGGGAAG ATCTCCACAGTGCCCGTCAGAAGCAGCTGGCCAGCTTTACTCTGCTGTGTAATGATGCATCGGGAGAgcagatggggagaggaggagagcccATCCGGGTCACGATCATCCACAAAGACAAGAAGGACTG
- the LOC120396085 gene encoding butyrophilin subfamily 2 member A2-like isoform X1: MVFLVVSVHALLLLLLSFHSEAVEELRARPYSTVTLPCYFSFVDGTDDLSFSWEKEDIKEEYEVEDDQEYYQYFLTLHDFYEFSSKVVYSFSNNQERLEEQSSQYEGRVQVDWKAISQGSLSLLLEHVNFPDQAIYKCTATSLKGRGERIIKLLVDDAEEPQVQFSTNNDKIVVQCISEGWYHMPKVTWHNRKEEDLTSYSTVEILEEKKDGAHRVLSILKYPVKLHEIYICHIKEEDELNRPVRAIHKIPKRRYSHMYDHY, from the exons ATGGTCTTCCTTGTGGTGTCTGTCCACGCCTTGCTGCTCCTGCTTCTGAGCTTTCACTCAG AGGCTGTAGAAGAATTAAGGGCACGACCCTACAGCACTGTTACCTTACCCTGCTATTTCTCCTTCGTGGATGGCACAGATGACCTTTCCTTCTCTTGGGAGAAGGAGGATATCAAGGAGGAATATGAGGTGGAAGATGATCAGGAATATTATCAATATTTTTTAACACTGCATGATTTCTATGAGTTTTCTTCGAAGGTGGTTTACAGTTTTAGCAACAACCAGGAGCGGTTGGAAGAGCAAAGCTCCCAATACGAGGGGAGAGTCCAGGTAGACTGGAAGGCCATTTCCCAGGGGAGTCTTTCACTCTTATTGGAACATGTGAATTTTCCTGACCAGGCAATATACAAATGCACAGCTACCAGCTTaaagggaaggggagaaaggaTAATCAAGCTCCTTGTGGATG ATGCTGAAGAGCCACAGGTGCAGTTCAGCACAAACAATGATAAAATTGTGGTCCAGTGTATCTCTGAGGGATGGTATCACATGCCCAAAGTGACATGGCACAACCGAAAGGAGGAGGATCTGACCAGCTACTCTACAGTGGAAATCCtggaggagaagaaggatggtgcTCACCGAGTGTTGTCCATTCTGAAATACCCTGTAAAACTCCATGAGATCTACATCTGCCACATTAAAGAGGAGGATGAGCTTAATCGGCCAGTTAGAGCCATCCACAAGATCCCAA AGAGGAGATACAGTCACATGTATGACCACTACTAG
- the LOC120396085 gene encoding butyrophilin subfamily 2 member A2-like isoform X2 produces MSEAVEELRARPYSTVTLPCYFSFVDGTDDLSFSWEKEDIKEEYEVEDDQEYYQYFLTLHDFYEFSSKVVYSFSNNQERLEEQSSQYEGRVQVDWKAISQGSLSLLLEHVNFPDQAIYKCTATSLKGRGERIIKLLVDDAEEPQVQFSTNNDKIVVQCISEGWYHMPKVTWHNRKEEDLTSYSTVEILEEKKDGAHRVLSILKYPVKLHEIYICHIKEEDELNRPVRAIHKIPKRRYSHMYDHY; encoded by the exons ATGTCAG AGGCTGTAGAAGAATTAAGGGCACGACCCTACAGCACTGTTACCTTACCCTGCTATTTCTCCTTCGTGGATGGCACAGATGACCTTTCCTTCTCTTGGGAGAAGGAGGATATCAAGGAGGAATATGAGGTGGAAGATGATCAGGAATATTATCAATATTTTTTAACACTGCATGATTTCTATGAGTTTTCTTCGAAGGTGGTTTACAGTTTTAGCAACAACCAGGAGCGGTTGGAAGAGCAAAGCTCCCAATACGAGGGGAGAGTCCAGGTAGACTGGAAGGCCATTTCCCAGGGGAGTCTTTCACTCTTATTGGAACATGTGAATTTTCCTGACCAGGCAATATACAAATGCACAGCTACCAGCTTaaagggaaggggagaaaggaTAATCAAGCTCCTTGTGGATG ATGCTGAAGAGCCACAGGTGCAGTTCAGCACAAACAATGATAAAATTGTGGTCCAGTGTATCTCTGAGGGATGGTATCACATGCCCAAAGTGACATGGCACAACCGAAAGGAGGAGGATCTGACCAGCTACTCTACAGTGGAAATCCtggaggagaagaaggatggtgcTCACCGAGTGTTGTCCATTCTGAAATACCCTGTAAAACTCCATGAGATCTACATCTGCCACATTAAAGAGGAGGATGAGCTTAATCGGCCAGTTAGAGCCATCCACAAGATCCCAA AGAGGAGATACAGTCACATGTATGACCACTACTAG